A stretch of the Zonotrichia albicollis isolate bZonAlb1 chromosome 31, bZonAlb1.hap1, whole genome shotgun sequence genome encodes the following:
- the LOC141725800 gene encoding uncharacterized protein LOC141725800 isoform X3 encodes MEPLELSPALLQPQDSAVAILGELLDTLPRENETLPESPGCLYLHVVKFTRELRATLYRNDDTWLRYNVAVDGDDPVTCLSRALAAYRTTPGTIWMCVTRAAIKWMWLLSELVYSWAELAKKATKLCDTCKDLATKVTDRATTATARARELQDAAARYGTALEQWVELAQALGREEGAEVVAGHGAQVREQAWVAASEAARATMVRQRVEASLGLLERLVAACDEATAFPRELQRRVGEIEVALKGTNMGYFDIPEDLVAKVAEAERLWEANARLAMRQLLGTLPNFLYFYFTGGPTGPSGCGVAERCQRAIEDIPRLLQPPAHPQSLPTVSPVSMELQELSPALLQPQVTVVAVLGELLATLPRLDEEMLLLKSVVRLYRDLEDFTRNLWVTLYCIEGTWWRCNVTSDDDGPDTSLSQALVDYKSIPGTKWDHVTMAARKWHRSAYVLVDRWAQLAWATTKLPYTCRNWATKAAVRAATAIARARELQAKAARYGTAQENMVELGLALGREEGAQVVAGREALVRREARVADSEATRATMVRERLEVALGLLERLVAACDEATVFPRELQWQLRDIEAALKGRNEGSCDIPEDLVAKVAEAEQLWEANTRLAKDHLLGTLQDMVSFYFNGDPASPSACGVAERCQRAIEDIPRLFRPPECPPCVPGVSPVSVESQELSPALLQPQVTVVAILGKLLATLPRRDKMKLMSAVDLYWDLVNFTKDLRVTLYCTDDTWWCCNVTSDGDDPVTSLSQILTTYKSTPGIPQNRVTVAARKWQGLVATLVNSWARLARAATKLHNTCIEAAAEAVDRVTQARELQDEAARYGIAQEDMAELGQALGGEEGAEEEHSYKAQVRIEAWVAASEATSATMVRERVWASLGLLERLVAACDEATAFPRELQRLLRDTEAALEGTNEVFPDVPEDLVAKVAVAERLWEANACLVKDHLVGTVDDIIKFFFPDGRTSPSGCGVAEQCQRAIEDIPKLLRPMECPQSVPKVSPVSMELQELSPALLRPQVTVVAILGELLDIVPRWDEEMMMLLKSPMCLYSELLGFTEEFSCTPYGIDEAWYHRNGKSVEETPTSLSRALAAYKSTPWTTWFHVRMVAKKWQESVDWHVKNWAKMSRKATKLRNACRVTVTELTDKVATNTARARELQDEAARDGTAQENMVELGQALGGEERAEVVAGHEALVGREARVTASLATRASRRRQRLEASLGLLERLVAACDEATKFPRELQRRVWEIEVALKGTNEGSPDVPEDLVAKVAEAERLWEANARLAKDHLVGPLQDIIGFYFTCGPTRICRVAERCQRAIEDIPRLLQVPERPQSEPKMPPVSMELQELSPALLQPQVTVVATLGELLATLPRRDKEMLLPVSTVSLCWDLVDFTESLWITLYCTKGTWWSRNVTHDDGDPLTSLSGVLAAYDSTRWTRWDHVTMAAGKWQRSVSVLVNSWTKLARNATKLRNTCREAAADAAKRADTATAQARELQAKAAHDGTAQENMVELGQALGREEGAEVVVGHGAQVSREAMVAASEATRATMVRQRLEAALGLLERLAAACDEATAFPRELQSRVGDIKSALKWANMGYFDIPEDLVAKVAVAERLWEANARLAKDHLVGAVPDAIKLFFSGGPASPSACEVTERCQRATEDIPRLLRTPESPQSIPEVSPVSMELQEVRRLSSPQLSPALLQSQVTMVAILGELLDTVARRDDTLPWHAVTLLQEFTTQLEATLECIDDTWWCRDVTSSDDDPSTSLSQALAAYKSTPGTARNRVTMAASKWQRSVSVLMNSWDRLTRKATELRNICREVATQVLANEATSATMVRQRVEAALELVQRLVAAFDEATAFPQELQRLLRDTKTSLEGTNEASPEVPEDLVAKVAVAERLWEANARLATRHLLGTLPNFMMFYLTGAPTSPSASEVAERCQRATEDIPRLLRPLECPQSVPNVFLLSMDPQELSPALLQPQVTVVAILGKLLDTLPRLHEETVYEEMVHEETLPSFTENLYWDLERFTRNLRAALYSVDDTWWHNIVTSDDDDPVTSLSQALTAYESTPGTAWDNVRMAASKWHRSVSVLVDNWAQLSKTASELRHDCRDLVPKAAGNVDRATTKARRLRDKAARYGTAQENMGELGQALGREERAEVVAGHEARVRREAREAASKATRATMVRQRLEASLGLLEHLVAACEKATTFPRELQRRVGDIQATLKGTNEASPNVPEDLVAKVAEAERLWEANARLAKDHLLGTLQDIKFYFTIGPEPHNACGVAERCQRAIEDIPRLLRSPECPQSIPEMSPESMELQEALPALLQPQVTVVAILGELVGTLPRLDEMNVLMSRRCLYGDLEYFKKELRVTLYRSHDTWWRHKITSDDDGPVTSLSQALATYKSTPGTTWDDVTMAASKWRWSVSNLVDRWAPLARRATKLPSACRDLATKVANRAAMARARELQGKAARDGTAQENMVELGQALGREEGAEVVAGHGAQVRREGRVAASLATRATMVRERLEAALGLLERLVAACDEATAFPRELQRRVGDIEAALEGTNEASPDVPEDLVAKVAVAEWLWEANAHLVKDHLFGTLQDIKFYCYGGPASPSGCGVAERCQRAIEDIPRLLRPPECPQSIRDVSPVSMELQEVSPPQLLEALVSVVATLGKVTATVTGPRRGMRRCVPPKLLHAALRIFTWSLRKALEHRRGTSMGEPGVPSLGQALATLGATSGATWADVRAAGSAWRELVSVCEERWKQLVEEITKLRDACEDAALAWARDQQDKSTRRGTAGDNLAATAQQLMVALEGDEEASVGPTRDAQVAMDTSEAMGEAVVATRQARATTRKKHWAEVALEPLQRLVTTCDKATEFISYMECQLRDIEAALEGKQEASSDVPEDLVAAVAKFEQLWEASARLFKHHLLGTLGNIHDLLLSPYGGRGGHNGPGSRAVAERCQKAIEDIPRLLQDSDVTATRSSWQ; translated from the exons atgGAGCCCCTCGAG ctgtccccggccctgctgcagccacaggacagTGCTGTGGCCATCCTGGGCGAGCTGCTGGACACCCTGCCCAGGGAGAACGAAACACTGCCCGAGTCCCCAGGGTGCCTGTACCTGCACGTGGTGAAATTCACCAGGGAGCTCCGGGCCACCCTGTACCGCAATGATGACACCTGGCTGCGCTACAATGTGGCCGTGGATGGTGATGACCCTGTCACCTGCCTGAGCCGGGCCCTGGCTGCCTACAGGACCACCCCAGGGACCATCTGGATGTGTGTGACACGGGCGGCCATCAAGTGGATGTGGTTGCTGTCTGAGCTTGTGTACAGCTGGGCCGAGCTGGCCAAGAAAGCCACCAAGCTCTGTGACACCTGCAAGGATTTGGCCACCAAGGTGACTGACAGGGCCACCACCGCCACCGCCcgggccagggagctgcaggacgcAGCTGCCCGTTATGGGACAGCTCTGGAACAATGGGTGGAGctggctcaggccctgggcagggaggagggggccGAGGTGGTGGCCGGGCATGGAGCCCAGGTGAGGGAACAGGCCTGGGTGGCTGCCAGCGAGGCAGCAAGGGCCACCATGGTGAGACAGCGGGTGGAggcgtccctggggctgctggagcgctTGGTGGCCGCGTGTGATGAAGCCACCGCGTTTCCCCGGGAGCTGCAGCGCAGGGTTGGGGAAATCGAGGTGGCCCTGAAGGGGACAAATATGGGATACTTTGATATCCCCGAGGACTTGGTGGCCAAGGTGGCTGAGGCTGAGCGGCTGTGGGAGGCCAACGCTCGCCTGGCCATGCGTCAGCTGCTGGGGACACTTCCAAACTTCCTCTACTTCTATTTCACTGGTGGTCCCACTGGCCCCAGTGGCTGCGGGGTGGCCGAGCGGTGCCAAAGAGCCATTGAGGACATCCCAAGGCTCCTTCAACCCCCAGCGCATCCCCAGAGcctccccacggtgtccccagtGAGCATGGAGCTCCAAGAG ctgtccccagccctgctgcagccacaggtcacCGTGGTGGCCGTCTTGGGTGAACTGCtggccaccctgcccaggctggacgAGGAGATGCTGTTGCTCAAGTCTGTAGTGAGACTGTACCGGGACTTGGAGGACTTCACCAGGAACCTCTGGGTCACCCTGTACTGCATTGAGGGCACCTGGTGGCGCTGCAATGTCACCTCTGATGATGATGGCCCTGACACGTCCCTGAGCCAGGCCCTGGTGGACTACAAGAGCATCCCAGGGACCAAATGGGACCATGTGACAATGGCAGCCAGGAAGTGGCACAGGTCGGCGTACGTGCTCGTGGACAGGTGggcccagctggcctgggccaCCACCAAGCTCCCCTACACTTGCAGGAATTGGGCCACCAAGGCGGCCGTCAGGGCGGCCACTGCCATCGCCcgggccagggagctgcaggccaAAGCTGCCCGTTAtgggacagctcaggaaaaCATGGTGGAGCTGGGtctggccctgggcagggaggagggggccCAGGTGGTGGCTGGGCGTGAAGCCCTGGTGAGGAGAGAGGCCAGGGTGGCTGACAGTGAGGCAACAAGGGCCACCATGGTGAGAGAGCGGCTTGaggtggccctggggctgctggagcgctTGGTGGCCGCGTGTGATGAAGCCACCGTGTTCCCCCGGGAGCTGCAGtggcagctcagggacatcgaGGCCGCCCTGAAGGGGAGAAATGAGGGGTCCTGTGATATCCCTGAGGACTTGGTGGCCAAGGTGGCCGAGGCcgagcagctgtgggaggccaACACCCGCCTGGCCAAGGATCACCTGCTGGGGACACTTCAGGACATGGTCAGCTTCTATTTCAATGGTGatcctgccagccccagtgcctgTGGGGTGGCCGAGCGGTGCCAAAGAGCCATCGAGGACATCCCAAGGCTCTTTCGACCCCCGGAGTGTCCCCCATGTGTCCCCGGGGTGTCCCCAGTGAGCGTGGAGTCCCAAGAG ctgtccccagccctgctgcagccacaggtcacCGTGGTGGCCATCCTGGGcaagctgctggccaccctgCCCAGGAGGGACAAGATGAAGCTCATGTCCGCAGTGGACCTGTACTGGGACCTTGTGAACTTCACCAAGGACCTTCGGGTCACCCTGTACTGCACTGATGACACCTGGTGGTGCTGCAATGTCACCTCCGATGGTGATGATCCAGTCACCTCCCTGAGCCAGATCCTGACCACCTACAAGAGCACCCCTGGGATCCCCCAGAACCGTGTGACAGTGGCAGCCAGAAAGTGGCAGGGGTTGGTGGCCACGCTCGTGAACAGCTGGGCCCggctggccagggcagccaccaaGCTCCACAACACCTGCATAGAGGCGGCTGCTGAGGCGGTTGACAGGGTCACCcaggccagggagctgcaggacgaGGCTGCCCGTTATGGGATAGCTCAGGAAGACATGGCTGAGCTGGGTCAGGCCCTGGGTGGGGAGGAGGGGGCCGAGGAGGAGCACAGCTATAAAGCCCAGGTGAGGATAGAGGCCTGGGTGGCTGCCAGCGAGGCAACAAGCGCCACCATGGTGAGAGAGCGGGTGTGggcgtccctggggctgctggagcgctTGGTGGCCGCGTGTGACGAAGCCACCGCGTTCCCACGGGAGCTGCAGCGCCtgctcagggacacagaggctgccctggaggggaCAAATGAGGTGTTCCCGGACGTCCCTGAGGACTTGGTGGCCAAGGTGGCCGTGGCCGAGCGGCTGTGGGAGGCCAATGCCTGCCTGGTCAAGGATCACCTGGTGGGGACAGTTGATGACATCATCAAGTTCTTTTTCCCTGATGGTCGCACCAGCCCCAGTGGCTGTGGGGTGGCCGAGCAGTGCCAAAGAGCCATTGAGGACATCCCAAAGCTCCTTCGACCCATGGAGTGTCCCCAGAgcgtccccaaggtgtccccagtaAGCATGGAGCTCCAAGAG ctgtcccctgccctgctgcggCCACAGGTCACTGTGGTGGCCATCCTGGGTGAGCTGCTGGACATCGTGCCCAGGTGGGATGAGGAGATGATGATGCTGCTCAAGTCCCCAATGTGCCTGTACAGTGAACTGCTGGGCTTCACCGAGGAGTTCAGCTGCACCCCCTATGGCATTGATGAGGCCTGGTACCACCGCAATGGCAAATCTGTGGAGGAAACTCCCACGTCCCTGAGCCGGGCCCTGGCCGCCTACAAGAGCACCCCATGGACCACCTGGTTCCATGTGAGAATGGTGGCAAAGAAGTGGCAGGAGTCGGTGGATTGGCATGTTAAAAACTGGGCCAAGATGTCCAGGAAGGCCACCAAGCTCCGCAATGCCTGCAGGGTGACGGTCACTGAGCTGACTGACAAGGTGGCCACCAACACCGCCcgggccagggagctgcaggacgaGGCTGCCCGTGAtgggacagctcaggaaaaCATGGTGGAGCTGGGTCAGGCCCTGGGCGGGGAGGAGAGGGCCGAGGTGGTGGCCGGGCATGAAGCCTTGGTCGGGAGAGAGGCCAGGGTGACTGCCAGCCTGGCCACTAGGGCAAGCAGGAGGAGACAGCGGCTGGAggcgtccctggggctgctggagcgctTGGTGGCCGCATGTGACGAAGCCACCAAGTTCCCCCGGGAGCTGCAGCGTAGGGTTTGGGAAATCGAGGTGGCCCTGAAGGGGACAAATGAGGGGTCCCCCGATGTCCCCGAGGACTTGGTGGCCAAGGTGGCCGAGGCCGAGCGGCTGTGGGAGGCCAATGCCCGCCTGGCCAAGGATCACCTGGTGGGGCCACTTCAGGACATCATTGGCTTCTATTTCACGTGTGGTCCCACCAGAATCTGTCGGGTGGCCGAGCGGTGCCAAAGAGCAATTGAGGACATCCCAAGGCTCCTTCAAGTCCCAGAGCGTCCCCAGAGCGAACCCAAGATGCCCCCAGTGAGCATGGAGCTCCAAGAG ctgtccccggccctgctgcagccacaggtcacCGTGGTGGCCACCTTGGGTGAGCTGCtggccaccctgcccaggcGGGACAAGGAGATGCTGCTGCCCGTGTCAACAGTGAGCCTGTGCTGGGACCTGGTGGACTTCACTGAGAGCCTCTGGATCACCCTGTACTGCACCAAGGGCACCTGGTGGAGCCGCAATGTGACCCACGATGATGGTGACCCTCTCACGTCACTGAGCGGGGTCTTGGCTGCCTATGACAGCACCAGATGGACCAGATGGGACCATGTGACAATGGCAGCTGGGAAGTGGCAGCGGTCGGTGTCTGTGCTTGTGAACAGCTGGACCAAGCTGGCCAGGAACGCCACCAAGCTCCGCAACACCTGCAGGGAGGCGGCTGCTGACGCGGCCAAAAGGGCAGACACTGCCACCGCCcaggccagggagctgcaggccaAGGCTGCCCATGAtgggacagctcaggaaaacatggtggagctgggtcaggctctgggcagggaggagggggccGAGGTGGTGGTCGGGCATGGAGCCCAGGTGAGCAGAGAGGCCATGGTGGCTGCCAGCGAGGCAACAAGGGCCACCATGGTGAGACAGCGGTTGGAGgcggccctggggctgctggagcgctTGGCGGCCGCGTGTGACGAAGCCACCGCGTTCCCCcgggagctgcagagcagggttggGGACATCAAGTCTGCCCTGAAGTGGGCGAATATGGGATACTTTGATATCCCTGAGGACTTGGTGGCCAAGGTGGCCGTGGCCGAGCGGCTGTGGGAGGCCAACGCCCGCCTGGCCAAGGATCACCTGGTGGGGGCAGTTCCAGACGCCATCAAGCTGTTCTTCAGTGGTGGTCCCGCCAGCCCCAGTGCCTGTGAGGTGACCGAGCGGTGCCAAAGAGCCACCGAGGACATCCCAAGGCTCCTTCGAACCCCAGAGAgcccccagagcatccctgaggtgtccccagtgaGCATGGAGCTCCAAGAGGTGCGACGG ctgtcctctccccagctgtccccggcCCTGCTGCAGTCACAGGTCACCATGGTGGCCATCCTGGGTGAACTGCTGGACACCGTGGCCAGGCGGGATGACACGCTTCCCTGGCATGCAGTGACCCTGCTACAGGAATTCACCACACAGCTCGAGGCCACCCTGGAATGCATTGATGACACCTGGTGGTGCCGCGATGTCACCTCCAGTGATGATGACCCTTCCACCTCCCTGAGCCAGGCCCTGGCTGCCTACAAGAGCACTCCAGGGACCGCACGGAACCGTGTGACAATGGCAGCCAGCAAGTGGCAGCGGTCTGTGTCTGTGCTTATGaacagctgggacaggctgaCAAGGAAGGCCACTGAGCTCCGCAACATCTGCAGGGAGGTGGCCACCCAGGTGCTTGCCAACGAGGCAACAAGTGCCACCATGGTGAGACAGCGGGTGGAGGCGGCCCTGGAGCTGGTGCAGCGCTTGGTGGCCGCGTTTGACGAAGCCACCGCGttcccccaggagctgcagcgcCTGCTCAGGGACACCAAGACCAGCCTGGAGGGGACAAATGAAGCATCCCCCGAAGTCCCCGAGGATTTGGTGGCCAAGGTGGCCGTAGCTGAGCGGCTGTGGGAGGCCAACGCCCGCCTGGCCACACGTCACCTGCTGGGAACACTTCCAAACTTCATGATGTTCTATTTGACTGGTGCTCCCACAAGCCCCAGTGCCAGTGAGGTGGCTGAGCGATGCCAAAGAGCCACCGAGGACATCCCAAGGCTCCTTCGACCCCTGGAGTGTCCCCAGAGCGTTCCCAACGTGTTCCTATTGAGCATGGACCCCCAAGAG ctctccccagccctgctgcagccacaggtcacCGTGGTGGCCATCCTGGGCAAGCTGCTAGACACCCTGCCCAGACTGCACGAGGAGACGGTGTACGAGGAGATGGTGCATGAGGAGACACTGCCCAGCTTCACAGAGAACCTGTACTGGGACCTGGAGCGCTTCACCAGGAACCTCCGAGCTGCTCTGTACTCCGTTGATGACACCTGGTGGCACAACATTGTCACCTCCGATGATGATGACCCTGTCACCTCCCTGAGCCAGGCCCTGACTGCCTACGAGAGCACCCCAGGGACCGCCTGGGACAATGTGAGAATGGCAGCCAGCAAGTGGCACCGGTCGGTGTCTGTGCTTGTGGACAACTGGGCCCAGCTGTCCAAGACAGCCAGCGAGCTCCGTCACGACTGCAGGGATTTGGTCCCCAAGGCAGCTGGCAATGTGGACAGAGCCACTACCAAAGCAAGGAGGCTGAGGGACAAGGCTGCTCGTTAtgggacagctcaggaaaacatgggggagctgggtcaggccctgggcagggaggagagggcTGAGGTGGTGGCCGGGCATGAAGCCCGGGTGAGGAGAGAGGCCAGGGAGGCTGCCAGCAAGGCAACAAGGGCCACCATGGTGAGACAGCGGCTGGAggcatccctggggctgctggagcactTGGTGGCCGCGTGTGAGAAAGCCACCACGTTCCCACGGGAGCTGCAGCGCAGGGTTGGGGACATCCAGGCCACCCTTAAGGGGACAAATGAGGcgtcccccaatgtccctgagGACTTGGTGGCCAAGGTGGCCGAGGCCGAGCGGCTGTGGGAGGCCAACGCCCGCCTGGCCAAGGATCACCTGCTGGGGACACTTCAAGACATCAAGTTCTATTTCACTATTGGTCCCGAACCCCACAATGCCTGCGGGGTGGCCGAGCGATGCCAAAGAGCCATCGAGGACATCCCAAGGCTCCTTCGATCCCCGGAGTGTCCCCAGAGCATCCCCGAGATGTCCCCTGAGAGCATGGAGCTCCAAGAG gcgTTGccggccctgctgcagccacaggtcacCGTGGTGGCCATCCTGGGCGAGCTGGTGGgcaccctgcccaggctggatGAGATGAATGTGCTCATGTCCCGACGGTGCCTGTACGGGGACCTGGAATACTTCAAGAAGGAGCTCCGGGTCACCCTGTACCGCAGTCATGACACCTGGTGGCGCCACAAAATCACCTCTGATGATGATGGCCCTGTCACCTCCCTGAGCCAGGCCCTGGCCACCTACAAGAGCACCCCAGGGACCACCTGGGACGATGTGACAATGGCAGCCAGCAAGTGGCGGTGGTCAGTGTCTAATCTTGTGGACAGGTGGGCCCCGCTGGCCAGGAGGGCCACCAAGCTCCCCAGTGCCTGCAGGGATTTGGCCACCAAGGTGGCCAACAGGGCAGCCATGGCCCgagccagggagctgcaagGCAAGGCTGCCCGTGAtgggacagctcaggaaaacatggtggagctgggtcaggccctgggcagggaggagggggccGAGGTGGTGGCCGGGCATGGAGCCCAGGTGAGGAGAGAGGGCAGGGTGGCTGCCAGCCTGGCAACAAGGGCTACCATGGTGAGAGAGCGGCTGGAGgcggccctggggctgctggagcgctTGGTGGCTGCGTGTGACGAAGCCACCGCGTTCCCCCGGGAGCTGCAGCGCAGGGTTGGGGACATCGAGGCTGCCCTGGAAGGGACAAATGAGGCGTCCCCCGATGTCCCAGAGGACTTGGTGGCCAAGGTGGCCGTGGCCGAGTGGCTGTGGGAGGCCAACGCCCACCTGGTCAAGGATCACCTTTTTGGGACACTTCAAGACATCAAGTTCTATTGCTATGGTGGTCCTGCTAGCCCCAGTGGCTGTGGGGTGGCCGAGCGGTGCCAAAGAGCCATTGAGGACATCCCAAGGCTCCTTCGacccccagagtgtccccagagcATCCGTGATGTGTCCCCAGTGAGCATGGAGCTCCAAGAG gtatcccctccccagctgctggaggctctGGTGTCCGTGGTGGCTACCCTGGGCAAGGTGACAGCCACCGTGACCGGGCCACGCCGGGGCATGCGGCGCTGTGTGCCCCCAAAGTTGCTGCACGCGGCCCTGAGGATCTTCACCTGGAGCCTCCGTAAGGCCCTGGAACACCGTCGTGGCACCTCCATGGGCGAAcctggtgtcccctccctgggccAGGCCCTGGCCACCCTCGGGGCCACCTCTGGGGCCACCTGGGCCGATGTGAGAGCCGCGGGCAGCGCCTGGCGggagttggtgtctgtgtgtgaGGAGAGATGGAAACAGCTGGTTGAGGAGATCACCAAGCTCCGTGATGCCTGCGAGGACGCGGCGCTCGCCTGGGCCAGGGACCAGCAGGACAAGTCCACCCGcagggggacagctggggacaacctggcagccacagcccagcagctcatGGTGGCCCTGGAAGGGGATGAGGAGGCCTCAGTGGGGCCCACACGTGATGCCCAGGTGGCAATGGACACCAGTGAGGCCATGGGAGAGGctgtggtggccaccaggcagGCGAGGGCAACCACCAGGAAGAAACATTGGGCAGAGGTGGCCCTGGAGCCGCTGCAGCGTTTGGTGACAACGTGTGACAAAGCCACTGAGTTTATCAGTTACATGGAGTGCCAGCTCAGGGACATcgaggctgccctggaggggaAACAGGAGGCATCCTCTGATGTCCCCGAGGACTTGGTGGCTGCGGTGGCCAAGTttgagcagctgtgggaggccaGCGCCCGCCTGTTCAAGCATCACctgctggggacacttgggAACATCCACGACCTCCTCTTGAGTCCCTATGGTGGCCGTGGTGGCCACAATGGCCCTGGCAGCCGTGCGGTGGCCGAGCGGTGCCAAAAAGCCATCGAGGACATCCCGAGGCTGCTTCAGGACAGTGACGTCACTGCCACGAGATCATCATGGCAgtga